A stretch of Bradyrhizobium sp. AZCC 2262 DNA encodes these proteins:
- a CDS encoding feruloyl-CoA synthase → MSAKPSMSASTESAARADRPLRPISFGTPAVHVERRDNGTIYLRPKTQLRDYPVRLTDRLHHWAAAAPDRVFMAERNTARGWRQITYAELLASSRHIASALLARGLSAEKPVVILSGNSIDHALMAFGALYAGIPVCPVSAAYSLVSRDYGKLSYLMKLLTPGLVFADDATKFADALVANVSAGTEIAASRGAVPGRDVTTLADLMAAPLHPRLDAVHEAIGPETIAKFLLTSGSTGNPKAVINTQRMICANQVMLRETLAFLKDEPPVIVDWLPWNHTFGGNHNIGLTLYNGGSMYLDEGKPMPGGIEETVRNLQEISPTVYFNVPKGYESLLPYLRDDSALRKKFFGRLHAMFFSGAALSAFVWNSLDELSVQETGYRVPMLTGLGATETAPFFMSVNPHTSRSGHVGLPVLGNDAKLVPNNGKLEVRAKGPNVMPGYWRQPDMTAKAFDEEGFYKMGDALKPVDPDNFGAGFDFDGRTGEDFKLASGTWVSVGPLRARFVAACAPLVRDVVIAGINRDEISALVVLDLDGCRLINPTLPSDDLATAASDPLIVAAFRERFQALVAGATGSSTRIVRAVLLDTPLSIDRGEVTDKGSINQRAVLENRNALIEEIYSPAPPAQVITL, encoded by the coding sequence ATGAGCGCCAAGCCCAGCATGTCCGCCTCGACCGAATCCGCCGCGCGCGCCGATCGTCCGCTGCGCCCGATCTCTTTCGGCACGCCCGCGGTGCATGTCGAGCGCCGCGACAACGGCACCATCTATCTGCGTCCGAAAACCCAGCTGCGCGACTATCCGGTGCGGCTCACCGACCGCTTGCATCATTGGGCCGCGGCCGCGCCCGATCGGGTCTTCATGGCGGAGCGCAACACCGCACGGGGCTGGCGGCAGATCACCTATGCGGAGCTGCTCGCCTCCTCGCGGCACATCGCCTCTGCGTTGCTGGCGCGCGGCCTTTCGGCCGAGAAGCCGGTCGTCATCCTGTCCGGCAATTCGATCGATCATGCATTGATGGCGTTTGGCGCGCTCTATGCCGGCATTCCCGTCTGTCCGGTATCGGCGGCCTATTCGCTGGTGTCGCGGGACTACGGCAAGCTCAGCTATCTGATGAAGCTGTTGACGCCGGGCCTCGTTTTCGCGGACGACGCCACGAAATTCGCCGATGCGCTGGTTGCCAATGTGTCCGCCGGTACTGAAATCGCGGCATCGCGTGGCGCCGTGCCCGGCCGCGACGTCACCACGCTGGCGGACCTGATGGCTGCGCCGTTGCACCCGCGTCTCGACGCGGTGCACGAGGCCATCGGCCCGGAGACGATCGCAAAATTCCTGCTGACGTCGGGCTCGACCGGCAACCCGAAGGCGGTCATCAATACCCAGCGCATGATCTGCGCCAACCAGGTGATGCTGCGCGAGACGCTGGCGTTCCTGAAGGACGAGCCGCCGGTTATCGTCGACTGGCTGCCGTGGAATCACACCTTTGGCGGCAATCACAATATCGGGCTCACGCTCTACAATGGCGGCTCGATGTATCTCGACGAGGGCAAGCCGATGCCCGGCGGCATCGAGGAGACCGTGCGCAATCTCCAGGAGATTTCGCCGACGGTCTATTTCAACGTGCCCAAGGGTTATGAATCGCTGCTGCCATACTTGCGCGATGACTCAGCCTTGCGCAAAAAATTCTTCGGCCGCCTCCATGCGATGTTCTTCTCGGGCGCGGCGCTGTCGGCCTTCGTCTGGAACAGTCTCGACGAACTTTCCGTGCAGGAAACCGGCTATCGTGTGCCGATGCTGACCGGTCTCGGCGCCACCGAGACCGCGCCGTTCTTCATGTCGGTCAATCCGCACACCAGCCGCTCCGGCCACGTCGGGCTGCCGGTGCTGGGCAATGATGCCAAGCTCGTGCCCAACAACGGCAAGCTCGAGGTTCGCGCCAAGGGGCCGAACGTCATGCCGGGCTATTGGCGTCAGCCTGATATGACCGCGAAGGCCTTCGACGAGGAAGGCTTCTACAAAATGGGCGATGCGCTGAAGCCGGTCGACCCCGATAATTTCGGCGCCGGGTTCGATTTCGACGGCCGCACCGGCGAAGACTTCAAGCTCGCCAGCGGGACCTGGGTCAGCGTTGGTCCGTTGCGCGCGCGCTTCGTTGCGGCCTGCGCGCCGCTGGTACGCGACGTTGTCATTGCCGGCATCAACCGCGACGAAATATCGGCGCTCGTCGTGCTCGATCTCGACGGCTGCCGCCTGATCAATCCGACGCTTCCATCAGACGATCTGGCCACTGCGGCGTCCGACCCGCTGATCGTTGCGGCCTTCCGCGAACGCTTTCAGGCGCTTGTCGCGGGCGCGACAGGCTCGTCGACCCGGATCGTGCGCGCGGTGCTGCTCGATACGCCGCTGTCGATCGATCGCGGCGAGGTCACCGACAAGGGCTCGATCAACCAGCGCGCGGTGTTGGAAAATCGCAACGCGCTGATCGAGGAGATTTATTCGCCCGCGCCGCCGGCGCAGGTGATTACGCTTTAG
- a CDS encoding acyl-CoA thioesterase, with amino-acid sequence MFVHSRDVQIQWGDCDPANIVYYPRYFAMFDDSTSIMFEAAGFSKQDIIHKYGLVGIPMVDTRAKFHIPSTHGDWIRIESRIESFKRSSFEVVHNVFKGEALAIEAFETRVLVGKHPDDPARLKSAPMPQEIIERFMQGSLSPRG; translated from the coding sequence ATGTTCGTCCATTCGCGCGACGTACAGATCCAGTGGGGCGACTGCGACCCCGCCAACATCGTCTACTACCCGCGTTACTTCGCGATGTTCGACGATTCGACCTCGATCATGTTCGAAGCCGCCGGTTTTTCGAAACAGGACATCATCCACAAATACGGCCTGGTCGGCATACCGATGGTGGACACGCGGGCGAAATTCCACATCCCCTCCACCCATGGCGACTGGATCAGAATCGAAAGCCGGATCGAGAGTTTCAAGCGATCCTCCTTCGAGGTGGTCCACAATGTGTTCAAGGGCGAGGCTCTGGCCATCGAAGCGTTCGAGACCCGCGTGCTGGTCGGCAAGCATCCGGATGACCCCGCACGGCTGAAATCGGCTCCGATGCCGCAGGAGATCATCGAGCGGTTCATGCAGGGCTCACTCAGTCCCCGGGGCTGA
- a CDS encoding LysR family transcriptional regulator has translation MDRIDAMQAFVAVADLQGFAAAARKLRLSPSAVTRLIAALEERLGVRLLQRTTRQVTLTDAGSRYLERARRILADIGEAEGAIEGERTRPEGQLVISAPVGFGRLHVSGIVTAYLKRYDDVGVDLRLSDRMINLVEDGVDLAVRIGHLPDSTLVARHVGEMRRVVVASPGYLKARGEPKRPREISAHDTIQFGAMAAAPDWRFVEDGREIRVASTPRFATNSSDAAIQYAEADGGLTRVMAYQAAESLKTGRLRIVLAPFEQPAMPIHIVYPTSRLLSAKVRTFIDLVTEMADWHFG, from the coding sequence ATGGACCGGATCGATGCCATGCAGGCTTTTGTCGCCGTCGCCGACCTGCAGGGTTTTGCCGCCGCGGCCCGCAAGCTCCGCCTGTCGCCGTCTGCTGTCACGCGGCTGATCGCGGCGCTGGAGGAGCGGCTGGGCGTGCGGCTTTTGCAGCGGACCACGCGGCAGGTGACGCTGACCGATGCCGGCTCACGTTACCTGGAGCGCGCACGGCGGATTTTGGCCGATATCGGGGAGGCGGAGGGAGCCATCGAGGGCGAGCGCACCCGCCCCGAAGGGCAGCTCGTCATCTCGGCGCCGGTCGGATTTGGCCGGCTCCATGTCAGCGGGATCGTGACCGCCTATCTGAAGCGCTACGACGACGTTGGCGTCGACCTTCGTTTGTCCGACCGCATGATCAACCTCGTCGAGGACGGTGTCGATCTCGCGGTCCGGATCGGCCACCTGCCGGACTCGACGCTGGTGGCCCGCCATGTCGGCGAGATGCGGCGGGTCGTGGTGGCCTCGCCCGGATATCTCAAAGCACGCGGCGAGCCGAAGCGGCCGCGGGAGATTTCCGCGCATGACACCATCCAGTTCGGGGCCATGGCGGCGGCGCCCGACTGGCGATTCGTCGAGGATGGCCGCGAGATCCGCGTCGCCAGCACGCCGCGATTCGCCACCAACAGCTCCGATGCCGCGATCCAATATGCGGAAGCGGACGGTGGGCTGACGCGGGTGATGGCCTATCAGGCCGCCGAATCGCTCAAAACGGGGCGGCTCCGGATCGTATTGGCGCCGTTCGAACAGCCGGCGATGCCGATCCACATCGTCTATCCGACGTCACGGCTATTGTCGGCCAAGGTGCGCACCTTCATCGATCTCGTGACCGAGATGGCCGACTGGCATTTCGGTTAG
- a CDS encoding TRAP transporter large permease: MSTDVVAVLGFVALFALMLLRVPVGMAMGLVGVCGFGYLTGFTPALKLVGQTSMRTVTDYTFGVIPMFLLMGTLVSNSGMSRELFRAANGFVGHLRGGLGIATVAACGGFAAICGSSVATAATFSAVAYPEMRRFGYPQSFATGVIAAGGTLGAMLPPSTVLAVYGIITEQDIGKLFIAGIIPGLLAMTMYMITIALIGYFRPGFLPKGTHTTWRERFAGLKDIWAPVLLFIFVIGGLYGLPFLPRFTPTEAGGVGATGAFLIGVLTGRLDKEKILNSLLQATRTAAAVFTVLIGALIFGYFLTVTQTPQKVTELLTGLGLGPYGILALIMVMYLVLGCLMDAMAMIILTVPIIFPVIIHLGFDPIWFGVIIVMTVELGLIHPPVGMNVFVIKSVVKDVSFSTIFRGVIPFVATDLIRLVILIAFPMLALWLPQRMAG, from the coding sequence ATGAGCACCGATGTGGTCGCCGTCCTGGGATTTGTCGCGCTGTTTGCGCTGATGCTGCTGCGCGTTCCGGTCGGCATGGCAATGGGTCTCGTCGGCGTCTGTGGCTTCGGCTATCTCACGGGCTTCACGCCGGCGCTGAAGCTGGTCGGCCAGACCTCGATGCGCACGGTGACCGACTACACGTTCGGTGTGATTCCGATGTTCCTGTTGATGGGCACGCTGGTCAGCAATTCCGGCATGAGCCGCGAGCTGTTCCGCGCCGCCAACGGGTTTGTCGGCCATCTGCGCGGCGGACTCGGGATTGCCACTGTGGCTGCCTGCGGCGGCTTCGCGGCGATCTGCGGCTCGTCGGTGGCGACAGCGGCGACCTTCTCTGCAGTCGCCTATCCGGAAATGCGACGCTTCGGCTATCCGCAATCCTTTGCCACCGGCGTCATCGCCGCCGGCGGCACGCTCGGCGCCATGCTGCCGCCGTCGACCGTGCTCGCGGTCTACGGCATCATCACCGAGCAGGACATCGGAAAACTGTTCATTGCCGGCATCATTCCGGGCCTGCTGGCGATGACCATGTACATGATCACCATCGCACTGATCGGGTATTTCCGCCCCGGTTTTCTGCCAAAGGGAACCCACACCACATGGCGCGAGCGCTTTGCTGGCCTGAAGGATATCTGGGCGCCGGTGCTGCTGTTCATCTTCGTCATCGGCGGGCTCTATGGTTTGCCGTTCCTGCCGCGCTTTACGCCGACCGAAGCGGGCGGCGTCGGCGCCACCGGCGCGTTCCTGATCGGCGTGCTCACCGGGCGGCTCGACAAGGAAAAAATCCTGAACTCGCTCTTGCAGGCGACCCGCACCGCGGCCGCGGTATTCACGGTGCTGATCGGCGCGCTGATCTTCGGCTACTTCTTGACGGTGACGCAGACCCCGCAGAAGGTAACGGAGCTGCTCACCGGCCTCGGTCTCGGCCCCTACGGCATCCTCGCGCTGATCATGGTGATGTATCTGGTGCTGGGCTGCCTGATGGATGCGATGGCCATGATCATCCTGACGGTGCCGATCATCTTCCCTGTTATCATCCACCTTGGCTTCGATCCGATCTGGTTCGGCGTCATCATCGTGATGACGGTCGAACTCGGCCTGATCCATCCGCCTGTTGGCATGAACGTGTTCGTGATCAAGAGCGTGGTGAAGGACGTGTCGTTCTCGACCATCTTCCGCGGCGTGATCCCGTTCGTTGCGACCGACCTGATCCGGCTGGTGATCCTGATCGCATTTCCGATGCTGGCGCTGTGGCTGCCGCAACGGATGGCCGGATAG
- a CDS encoding TRAP transporter small permease, which yields MNRASMDRFIDTIEWIAAAFVGIVALNIFVAVILRNTLNYAIPDSFDIGRMLLGILIFWGIAATSYRGGHITVDLVWANVGPRYQRWIDVFATLVLLFVVAVQTWTLFDKVRGTYYDNVLTFEMHMPTWPFFAVAWAGDVSAVLLIAIRTYRLIFHPEDIHDAKVKTVE from the coding sequence ATGAATCGCGCGTCTATGGATCGTTTCATCGATACGATCGAATGGATTGCCGCCGCCTTTGTCGGCATCGTTGCCCTCAACATCTTCGTCGCGGTCATCCTGCGCAACACGCTGAACTATGCGATTCCGGATTCGTTCGATATCGGACGCATGCTGCTCGGCATCCTGATCTTCTGGGGCATCGCGGCCACCAGCTATCGCGGCGGCCACATCACCGTCGACCTGGTCTGGGCCAATGTCGGTCCGAGATACCAGCGCTGGATCGACGTGTTCGCAACCCTGGTGCTGCTGTTCGTGGTGGCGGTGCAGACCTGGACGTTGTTCGACAAGGTGCGCGGCACCTATTACGACAACGTTCTCACCTTTGAAATGCACATGCCGACCTGGCCATTCTTCGCCGTCGCCTGGGCCGGCGACGTTTCCGCCGTGCTCTTGATCGCGATCAGGACCTACCGGCTGATCTTCCACCCGGAAGATATCCATGATGCCAAAGTGAAGACGGTGGAGTAG
- a CDS encoding DUF3237 domain-containing protein produces the protein MTPQLSTKYVFTITARIGEVTSAGEIGTGVRRIIPIIGGEVKGEGINGKVCPFGADFQIIRPNELIELEAKYAFETDDGAVVYVENKGLRFGPVDLLQKLKRGEPVDPKLIYCRTVPRFETGAPKYRWLMENLFIGSAARHADRVVIDVHQVL, from the coding sequence ATGACCCCGCAGCTTTCGACCAAATATGTCTTCACCATCACCGCCCGGATCGGCGAGGTGACCTCGGCCGGGGAGATCGGCACCGGCGTGCGCCGGATCATTCCGATCATCGGCGGAGAAGTAAAAGGCGAGGGGATCAACGGCAAGGTCTGCCCCTTTGGCGCCGACTTCCAGATCATCCGCCCGAACGAACTGATCGAACTCGAGGCGAAATATGCCTTCGAGACCGATGACGGCGCGGTGGTCTATGTCGAGAACAAGGGCCTGCGCTTCGGCCCGGTCGACCTGTTGCAGAAGCTCAAGCGCGGCGAGCCGGTCGATCCCAAACTGATCTATTGCCGCACAGTGCCGCGGTTCGAGACCGGGGCTCCGAAATACCGCTGGCTGATGGAAAACCTCTTCATCGGCTCCGCCGCCCGCCACGCCGACCGCGTGGTGATCGACGTGCATCAGGTGCTGTGA
- a CDS encoding TRAP transporter substrate-binding protein, with amino-acid sequence MRKALLALLLAAAVTPAMAQEKNFELKLSHWVPASHPLQKALEEWGAAVEKETGGTVKSKVFPAQQLGKAFDHYDMARDGIADVTYINPGYQPGRFPIIGAGELPFLMSDAKGGSMALDAWYRKYAEKEMKDVKFCLAFIHSPSSFHARLKKVVVPEDVKGMKVRPAHATMATFITQLGGTNVQSSAPEVRDIIERGVADAVTFPWGSLVLFGIDKVTKYHMEAPLYVTTFAFVMNKDKYNQMSDRQKKAIDNNCNTEAAGRVGEPWGKFEDAGIEKIRAEAGHEVYKLTPEQTAQWKKAAEPLVKNWADGVKKTGVDPDTAMTELRAALTKYNALAQ; translated from the coding sequence ATGAGGAAAGCGTTGTTGGCGCTGCTGTTGGCCGCCGCTGTGACGCCTGCGATGGCGCAGGAAAAAAACTTCGAACTGAAATTGTCGCACTGGGTGCCGGCTTCGCATCCGCTGCAAAAGGCGCTGGAAGAGTGGGGCGCCGCGGTGGAGAAGGAAACCGGCGGCACCGTCAAATCCAAGGTTTTCCCGGCCCAGCAGCTCGGCAAGGCGTTCGACCATTACGACATGGCGCGCGACGGCATCGCCGACGTCACCTACATCAATCCGGGCTATCAGCCCGGCCGCTTCCCGATCATCGGCGCCGGCGAACTCCCGTTCCTGATGTCGGATGCCAAGGGCGGCTCGATGGCGCTTGACGCCTGGTACCGCAAATATGCCGAGAAGGAGATGAAGGACGTCAAGTTCTGCCTCGCCTTTATCCATTCGCCGTCTTCGTTCCATGCGCGTCTGAAGAAGGTCGTGGTGCCTGAAGACGTCAAGGGCATGAAGGTGCGCCCCGCCCACGCCACCATGGCGACCTTCATCACCCAGCTCGGCGGCACCAATGTGCAATCCTCCGCACCCGAGGTTCGCGACATCATCGAACGCGGCGTCGCCGACGCCGTCACCTTCCCCTGGGGATCCCTGGTGCTGTTCGGCATCGACAAGGTGACGAAGTACCACATGGAGGCGCCGCTCTACGTGACGACGTTCGCCTTCGTCATGAACAAGGACAAGTACAACCAGATGTCCGATCGCCAGAAGAAGGCGATCGACAACAATTGCAACACGGAAGCCGCCGGCCGCGTCGGCGAGCCCTGGGGCAAGTTCGAGGACGCCGGCATCGAAAAGATCAGGGCGGAGGCCGGTCACGAAGTCTACAAGCTGACGCCGGAGCAGACGGCGCAGTGGAAGAAGGCGGCCGAGCCGCTGGTCAAGAACTGGGCCGATGGCGTCAAGAAGACCGGCGTCGATCCGGACACCGCAATGACCGAGCTGCGTGCCGCACTCACCAAGTACAACGCGCTGGCGCAATAG
- the pobA gene encoding 4-hydroxybenzoate 3-monooxygenase: MRTKVAITGAGPAGLLLGQLLHLYGIENIILERQTPEYVLGRIRAGLLEEGTVALLDEIGAGARAHREGLVHHGVELAFGGARHRIDMHAATGKTVMIYGQTEVTLDLMNARKAAGLTTVYQAADVKPLDFDTDRPRVTYVKDGVSHEIECDFIAGCDGFHGVSRASVKPSAIQTYERVYPFGWLGILSETPPVSPELIYSNHERGFALCTMRSTHRSRYYVQCPLDDDIAQWPDERFWDELKRRIDQKAADELVTGPSIEKSIAPLRSFVAEPMRFGRMFLAGDASHIVPPTGAKGLNLAASDVHYLSQAFREYYDEKSSAAIDGYSARALARVWKAVRFSWWMTSMLHKFPDEGEFGARIQLAELDYVVNSKAASASLSENYVGLPF; encoded by the coding sequence TTGAGGACAAAAGTAGCAATCACAGGCGCAGGTCCGGCAGGATTGTTGCTTGGGCAACTATTACACCTTTACGGGATCGAAAACATCATTCTGGAGCGCCAGACGCCGGAATATGTGCTCGGCCGCATCCGCGCCGGCCTGCTTGAGGAAGGCACGGTGGCGCTGCTCGACGAAATCGGCGCCGGCGCGCGCGCCCATCGCGAGGGGCTGGTCCATCATGGTGTGGAGCTCGCCTTTGGTGGCGCCCGGCACCGCATCGACATGCACGCCGCCACCGGCAAGACGGTCATGATCTACGGCCAGACCGAGGTGACGCTCGACCTGATGAACGCCCGCAAGGCAGCAGGGCTCACCACGGTCTATCAGGCCGCCGACGTCAAGCCGCTCGATTTCGATACCGACCGCCCGCGCGTCACCTACGTCAAGGACGGGGTCAGCCACGAGATCGAATGCGACTTCATCGCCGGCTGCGACGGTTTTCATGGCGTCAGCCGCGCCAGCGTCAAGCCGTCGGCGATCCAGACCTACGAGCGGGTCTATCCATTCGGCTGGCTCGGCATCCTGTCGGAAACCCCGCCGGTCAGCCCTGAGCTGATCTATTCCAACCACGAGCGCGGATTCGCGCTCTGCACCATGCGCTCGACCCACCGCAGTCGCTATTACGTGCAATGCCCGCTCGACGACGATATCGCGCAGTGGCCCGATGAGCGCTTCTGGGATGAACTGAAGCGCCGGATCGACCAGAAGGCGGCCGACGAACTCGTCACCGGCCCCTCGATCGAAAAGAGCATCGCGCCGCTCCGCAGCTTCGTCGCCGAGCCGATGCGATTCGGCCGGATGTTTTTGGCCGGCGACGCCTCGCACATCGTGCCGCCGACCGGCGCCAAGGGGCTGAATTTGGCCGCCAGCGACGTGCATTATCTCTCGCAGGCGTTCCGCGAATATTACGACGAGAAATCATCCGCCGCCATCGATGGCTATTCGGCAAGAGCGCTGGCGCGGGTCTGGAAGGCGGTGCGCTTCTCCTGGTGGATGACCTCGATGCTGCACAAATTCCCCGACGAAGGTGAATTCGGCGCGCGCATTCAACTCGCCGAGCTGGACTATGTCGTCAACTCGAAAGCAGCCTCGGCTTCGCTGTCGGAGAATTATGTGGGGTTGCCGTTTTAG
- a CDS encoding crotonase/enoyl-CoA hydratase family protein has protein sequence MGNASTAAAGQSGLLKIEQTGAVLTVGLNRPAKRNALNDGIILAIQDCFSNLPDDVGAVVIHGIGDHFSSGLDLSELTEHDATEGLRHSQMWHRVFDRIQYSRIPVIAALKGAVIGGGLELACAAHIRVAEPSAYFALPEGQRGIFVGGGGSVRLPRLIGVARMIDMMLTGRVYSATEGSAYGFSQYLTDAGGALPKALELAERVAANAPLTNFAVLQALPMIAEANPQTGLLMESLMATVAQSDKEAKRRIRAFLDHKTAKVKPT, from the coding sequence ATGGGAAACGCCTCCACCGCCGCTGCGGGTCAATCCGGCCTGCTCAAGATCGAGCAGACGGGCGCGGTGCTGACCGTGGGCCTCAACCGCCCGGCCAAGCGCAATGCGCTGAACGACGGCATCATCCTGGCGATCCAGGATTGTTTCTCCAATCTTCCTGATGACGTCGGCGCGGTGGTGATCCATGGCATCGGTGACCATTTCTCCTCCGGCCTCGACCTGTCCGAACTGACCGAGCATGACGCGACCGAAGGCCTGCGGCACTCCCAGATGTGGCACCGGGTGTTCGACCGTATCCAGTATAGCCGCATCCCCGTGATCGCGGCGCTGAAGGGCGCGGTGATCGGCGGCGGCCTGGAACTGGCCTGCGCGGCGCATATCCGCGTCGCCGAACCGTCAGCCTATTTTGCGCTGCCTGAGGGCCAGCGCGGCATTTTCGTCGGCGGCGGCGGATCGGTGCGGCTGCCGCGGCTGATCGGGGTGGCGCGGATGATCGACATGATGCTGACGGGCCGGGTCTATTCGGCCACTGAAGGCTCGGCCTATGGCTTCTCGCAATACCTCACGGATGCCGGCGGCGCGCTGCCGAAGGCGCTGGAGCTGGCCGAACGCGTCGCTGCGAACGCGCCGCTGACCAATTTCGCGGTGCTGCAGGCGTTGCCGATGATCGCGGAAGCCAATCCGCAGACCGGCCTGTTGATGGAATCGCTGATGGCGACGGTGGCGCAGAGCGACAAAGAGGCAAAGCGCCGCATTCGCGCGTTTCTCGACCACAAGACCGCAAAGGTGAAGCCGACCTGA
- a CDS encoding PaaI family thioesterase, with the protein MTTTDIPEGFERRTRRSPLTDPWEPLYSKTTDKAVIIGLRLAKPHTNGRGLIHGGLIAALADNAMGHSCAHVMGGLSSLVTISLAVDFVGNAEVGQWLAVESDVVKTGRTICFVQSLVKADDVVIARANATFRVVPKKE; encoded by the coding sequence ATGACCACTACCGACATTCCCGAAGGTTTCGAACGCCGCACCCGCAGGAGCCCGCTCACCGACCCCTGGGAGCCGCTGTATTCGAAGACGACCGACAAGGCCGTCATTATCGGGCTGCGTCTTGCAAAACCGCACACCAACGGCCGCGGCCTGATCCATGGCGGGCTGATCGCAGCATTGGCCGACAACGCCATGGGCCATAGCTGCGCGCATGTCATGGGCGGGCTGTCCTCGCTGGTGACGATCTCGCTCGCGGTCGATTTCGTCGGCAACGCCGAGGTCGGGCAATGGCTCGCGGTCGAGAGCGACGTCGTCAAGACCGGCAGAACGATCTGTTTTGTGCAGAGCCTGGTCAAGGCCGACGACGTCGTGATCGCACGGGCGAATGCGACGTTCCGCGTGGTGCCGAAGAAGGAGTGA
- a CDS encoding SDR family NAD(P)-dependent oxidoreductase, translating into MQLKDQAAIVTGGASGLGAATARRLAAQGAKVAVCDLNAKLAETVAAEIGGTAVICDVSDAASAEVAIAKAAAAHGPARVLVNCAGIGVAKRVIGKEGPMALGDFDKVIKVNLIGSFNMLRLATAGMSKLEPLATGERGVVISTASVAAYDGQIGQSAYSASKGGIVAMTLPIARELAQFGIRVLTIAPGLFLTPLLANLPQEAQDSLAASIPFPRRLGQADEFASLALHMIDNPYLNGEVVRLDAALRMAPR; encoded by the coding sequence ATGCAGTTGAAGGACCAGGCCGCCATCGTCACCGGCGGCGCATCGGGATTGGGCGCGGCGACCGCGCGCCGGCTCGCGGCGCAGGGCGCCAAGGTCGCGGTCTGCGATCTCAACGCCAAGCTGGCGGAAACCGTTGCCGCTGAAATCGGCGGCACAGCCGTGATCTGCGACGTCTCCGACGCCGCCTCGGCGGAAGTCGCGATCGCCAAGGCTGCGGCGGCCCACGGCCCGGCGCGCGTTCTCGTAAACTGCGCCGGCATTGGCGTCGCCAAGCGCGTGATCGGCAAGGAAGGCCCGATGGCGCTCGGCGATTTCGACAAGGTGATCAAGGTCAACCTGATCGGCTCCTTCAACATGCTGCGGCTGGCGACGGCTGGCATGTCGAAGCTGGAGCCGCTTGCGACCGGCGAGCGCGGCGTCGTGATCTCCACCGCCTCGGTCGCGGCCTATGACGGACAGATCGGTCAATCAGCCTATTCGGCTTCCAAGGGCGGCATCGTCGCCATGACGTTGCCGATCGCGCGCGAACTGGCGCAGTTCGGCATTCGCGTGCTGACGATCGCACCCGGCCTGTTCCTCACGCCCTTGCTCGCCAATTTGCCGCAGGAGGCGCAGGATTCGCTCGCCGCCTCGATCCCGTTCCCGCGTAGGCTCGGCCAGGCCGACGAGTTCGCGTCGCTGGCGCTGCACATGATCGACAACCCGTATTTGAACGGCGAAGTGGTGCGGCTCGATGCCGCGCTTCGCATGGCGCCGCGCTAG
- a CDS encoding pyridoxamine 5'-phosphate oxidase family protein, with the protein MSDTHTYSSDVAFTPAVKAIQSRKGSRDAYASVEERGGWRTEIDENLAGFLAETNSFFFATASADGQPYIQHRGGPKGFVKILDKNTIAFADYSGNRQYITQGNLSENPKAHIFVMDYAHRRRVKIWGEARVVEDDPALTKSLMPQGYKARPEQVILFKISAWDTNCPQHIPQKFDAADVAQALAVRDARIAELEAELAALQGQPASARP; encoded by the coding sequence ATGTCAGACACTCACACCTATTCCAGCGACGTCGCCTTCACTCCGGCGGTGAAGGCGATCCAGAGCCGCAAGGGGTCACGCGATGCCTATGCGAGCGTCGAAGAGCGCGGCGGGTGGCGCACGGAGATCGACGAAAACCTCGCGGGCTTCCTGGCGGAGACCAACAGCTTCTTCTTTGCGACCGCCTCGGCGGACGGCCAGCCTTATATCCAGCACCGCGGCGGGCCGAAGGGCTTTGTCAAAATACTCGACAAGAACACCATCGCGTTCGCCGACTACAGCGGCAACCGGCAATACATCACGCAAGGCAATCTCTCAGAGAATCCGAAGGCGCATATTTTCGTGATGGACTATGCGCATCGCCGCCGCGTGAAGATCTGGGGCGAGGCGCGCGTGGTGGAAGACGATCCCGCGCTGACGAAATCGCTGATGCCGCAGGGCTACAAGGCACGGCCCGAACAGGTTATCCTGTTCAAGATCTCGGCGTGGGACACCAATTGCCCGCAACATATCCCGCAGAAGTTCGACGCTGCGGATGTTGCCCAAGCTCTCGCAGTGCGCGATGCCCGAATCGCCGAACTCGAAGCAGAGCTGGCCGCATTGCAGGGCCAGCCCGCGTCAGCAAGGCCGTAA